TATCCCAGATCGACAGACTCGACAGCGCGTCCGGGCCGCTTTCCAGTTGGTCGCAGGCCACCCGGTTGGCATCGAGAATCTGGCCGTTGTGGTTGAAGAGAAAGATGGCGTCGTGGGCGTTGTCCACCAGACGGCGGTAGCGGGTCTCGCTGTCGCGCAGGGCGCGTTCGGCCTGTGCCCTGGCCTCGATCATGGCGTTGGCCAAGAGAGCCAGATTTTTCAGCTCGACATAGGGCAGGCTTTCCGGAGCGAGGCGCGCGCCGCTGGCCTCGGCCTCGCGGAAGGCGGCCATGAAGCCATCCAGGTTATCCTGGAGCCGCTCGCTGGCCCATCTGGCCAGAATATATTGACCAGCCAGAACGAGCGAAAGGAGCACGGCCAGGGCCAGGGACCGTTGGCGGACGTCATCCCAGAGCCGGGCGCGTTGCTTGGCGATGTCGTTGTCCACCGCCTCCACGTTGACTCCCGCCCCCATGAACCATCCCCAGGGGGTCACGGGCGTGATGAAGCTGACCTTGCGGTGCGCCGCCTCGCCCTTGGAAGCCGGTCGGATGTATTCCACGAAGCCGCCGCCTTTCTTGGCCGTTTCCGTGAGCTGTTCGATGACTTTCCGGGGGTTGATGTCGGTGTGCGTGAAGAGATTGGCGCCCTTGAACGGACCCGACAGGTACTGGCCGTCCAGGGTGCAGGCGAAGATGTAGCCCTTGTCGCCGAACTGGTGGTATTCCATGAGGCGCAGGATTTCCTGGCCCAGATCGGCCTCGGCGTCGTCGACATATTCTCCGGACCCGATCAGCCAATCCAGTTGCGGGAAATATTTGATGAAGGTCAGTTTGCGGTGCCCGCGGCCCTGGGAATTCGGCTTGGTCCAGAGGTATTCGATGAACCCTTCTCCCTGCCCCCGGGCGATGTCGATCATGTCGCGGATGACCGTTTTGACCCGAAGATCCTGTGCGTGCAGGAGATTGACGCCCTCAAGCTGGGGTTGGTCGGCGAAAAGCTCCTCGGTTCCGTCCAGTTTGGTGGCGAAAAAGTAGCCGCGTCCATTGTTGTAGCGGATGGGGCGCAGGGCCTCCCGGATCATGGTCGCGACTTCTGTTTTGTGACGGCGGCCGATGTTGTGGCGGTACAGGCTGTCGGCCACGGTCCAGGCTTCGAGTACCCGCTGGCGGAGGTTGTGTCGGAGGTTGCGTTCCAGATCGACCCGGTGTTCCGCGATCATGGCCTGAAAAAGATCGATCTGGTTTTTGACCTCGGCCTTGCGCGTTTCCAGATAGTTGGCCCGGAGCTGGTCCATCTCGGCCTCGAATCGGAGCAGGTCGCTCGTCAGCCACAACCCGCCCAGGGCCAGAAGGCTCAGGCCGGACAGCAGGGCGACGAGGCGCAGGATGGTCAGGGAAATACTTTTGGGGCGTGCCGGGGCCATGGTCCTTCCTGGATGGGGCTGGCGGATGTCGGGGACGCGGTCTCGGACGCCGCGTGTTTTTTTGAGCGATATCCCAGAACCGCGCGCCGTGTCGATATCGACGTGGATTTTCCGCGCAACCTGGAGCTTGGACCTGGGGGATCAGTTCGGCCAGATTTTGGTCAGGGGGCGGATGGTCTTGCTTTCCACCCAGGGGTCGGTGGCGGCGGCGTAGGCCGCGAAATGGGGCGTGGCACGGTGCGTGTCGTGAAAGGTCGGCGCGTCCGTGTAGACCTCGTACAGGGTGAACCGGCGCGGGTCGTCCGGGCTTTGCAAAATGTCGAAGGCGAGGCAGCCCGGTTCCTTGGAGCGGGAATTCTTGCCTTGACGGATGACGGCTTCACGGAATTCTTCCACGAAATCTTCCTTGACCAGAACATCGACGATGACCGCGAACATGACTTTCCTCCACGTGCGGGAACGAAATCGGGCGGCCAAGGCCGCCCGTGAATTTAGATGCTGATTTTCGCGCCAAGCAGGGCCGCGAACTTGGCGATCCAGTCCGGATGGGCCGGCCAGGCCGGGGCCGTGACCAGATTGCCGTCGACATGGGCCTTGTCCAGGGGAATGTCGGCGTATTTTCCACCGGCGCAGCCCACGTCCGGGCCGCAGGCCGGATAGGCCGCGCACTGTCTGCCCTGAAGCACGCCGGCGGTGACCAGGACCAGGGGACCATGGCAGATGGCCGCGATGGGTTTGCCGGCGGTGTTGAACTCGCGCACGATTTCCAAAACGCGGGGATTGAGGCGGATGTATTCCGGGGCCCGGCCGCCGGGAATGACCAGACCGACGTAGTCGGCCGTGTTCACGGTGTCGAAGTCCTTGTTCAGGGTGAAGTTGTGGCCGCGTTTTTCGCTGTAGGTTTGGTCGCCCTCGAAGTCATGGATCGAGGTCCGCACGAATTCCCCGGCCTTTTTGTCCGGGCAGGTGGCTTCCACCGCGTACCCCAGCATGAGCAGGGACTGGAACGGGACCATGACTTCGTAGTCCTCGACATAATCTCCAACCAGCATCAGAATTTTTTTGGTCGCCATGGGATAACTCCTTCAAGGTGGTAGAGGTGATGCTAAAGGTGACGTCCAGCCCGTAGCAAAAACGGGCGGCGCTGGACAAGATAATTTCCCGCGCCGTCCGGAACGGACAAAAAAACGCCTTTGGATATTGACAGGGTCGCGGGAGCGCGGGTAGACACGAACTCGTGATTAGGCGCGGCTAATTAAATTTCAAGTCGGACCAGCACCCAAAGGCCAGTGTCGCGCGATACTTCGGCTTCCGCCCTTGGGGCCTCTTGTTCCGGGAAGAAGAGTCAGGACGGTTTGGAGTGGTCCTGTTTCCGGTCGGATGGCAACGGTGACACCAGAAGCCGTGGCCCTGGTCTGGGGTCGGGCGCCTGGCAATGATTTTCAAGAGGCTCCCGTGGTCATCGAGGCCCAGGGAACAAAATGGTTTTTTAGTGGCATTAAAGTTAGTTGTTTTTAATTTTCATAATCAAGCCCCGCTCCGGGGTGACGCAAGGAGGCGGCGATGAACGAGAAGAACCCGATGTTTTTGGACCGAATATGCACATCCAGGGATTGCGCGACCTGCCCGGACTTTGACCTGTGTCGGAAGCGGGTGCTCATCGTTGGCGGCCGGGAGCGCATGGAGGGGGTGTATCGGAAGTTCGTCGAGGAGCGCGGCGGCACCTTTGAATATCATAACGGACACATGCGCGGTGGTGGCAAGGCCTTGGAAAACAGTTTTCTGCGCGCCGACGTTGTTCTGTGTCCAGTCAACTGCAACAGCCACCGGGCTTGTCTGTTGCTGAAAAATCTGGGGAAAAAACATAAAAAACCCGTGCACATGCTGCCGGGTTACGGGCTGTCCACCATGACCAAGGCCATGGGTCATGCGTCCACGAACT
The Deltaproteobacteria bacterium genome window above contains:
- a CDS encoding PAS domain S-box protein, translated to MAPARPKSISLTILRLVALLSGLSLLALGGLWLTSDLLRFEAEMDQLRANYLETRKAEVKNQIDLFQAMIAEHRVDLERNLRHNLRQRVLEAWTVADSLYRHNIGRRHKTEVATMIREALRPIRYNNGRGYFFATKLDGTEELFADQPQLEGVNLLHAQDLRVKTVIRDMIDIARGQGEGFIEYLWTKPNSQGRGHRKLTFIKYFPQLDWLIGSGEYVDDAEADLGQEILRLMEYHQFGDKGYIFACTLDGQYLSGPFKGANLFTHTDINPRKVIEQLTETAKKGGGFVEYIRPASKGEAAHRKVSFITPVTPWGWFMGAGVNVEAVDNDIAKQRARLWDDVRQRSLALAVLLSLVLAGQYILARWASERLQDNLDGFMAAFREAEASGARLAPESLPYVELKNLALLANAMIEARAQAERALRDSETRYRRLVDNAHDAIFLFNHNGQILDANRVACDQLESGPDALSSLSIWDIDQTSSPEHFKAMRQRLHEKNSAMVVSTFRRGDGSTFPAEIHLTLFQEDGRDLVLGIARDITERQHAEERLRQSEAKFVHLFQSSPDAIILSHLGSARITEVNTACAATFGRSREDMLGHTTKELGLYQDPSRREAILKQLDTEKSIQNQSVEIRRADGAVLTCLLSSQVLLIDGEEHAVTTFHDITEQKKIQEMMIQTEKMMSVGGIAAGIAHEINNPLGIILQTAQNLALRTRPDFPRNQKAAEEVGLDLTLMERYMKARKLDVFIEQIQIAGARAATIIRNMLDFSRRSEAHRGQCDVRSIIEKSIALAESDYDLKKSYDFRQIQIDIVEHGEIPAITCTETEIEQVVLNILRNAAQAMGAQHTKSPRIAIHMSGTDQGVRIEIEDNGPGMQPEVQRRIFEPFFTTKKPGEGTGLGLSVSYFIITQGHGGTISVTSQPGHGSCFTIDLPTRPEPMENETRC
- a CDS encoding antibiotic biosynthesis monooxygenase, which gives rise to MFAVIVDVLVKEDFVEEFREAVIRQGKNSRSKEPGCLAFDILQSPDDPRRFTLYEVYTDAPTFHDTHRATPHFAAYAAATDPWVESKTIRPLTKIWPN
- a CDS encoding DJ-1/PfpI family protein, with amino-acid sequence MATKKILMLVGDYVEDYEVMVPFQSLLMLGYAVEATCPDKKAGEFVRTSIHDFEGDQTYSEKRGHNFTLNKDFDTVNTADYVGLVIPGGRAPEYIRLNPRVLEIVREFNTAGKPIAAICHGPLVLVTAGVLQGRQCAAYPACGPDVGCAGGKYADIPLDKAHVDGNLVTAPAWPAHPDWIAKFAALLGAKISI
- a CDS encoding DUF2325 domain-containing protein yields the protein MNEKNPMFLDRICTSRDCATCPDFDLCRKRVLIVGGRERMEGVYRKFVEERGGTFEYHNGHMRGGGKALENSFLRADVVLCPVNCNSHRACLLLKNLGKKHKKPVHMLPGYGLSTMTKAMGHASTN